One genomic region from Quercus robur chromosome 4, dhQueRobu3.1, whole genome shotgun sequence encodes:
- the LOC126723284 gene encoding uncharacterized protein LOC126723284 isoform X1: MVFYFISLCCGFLHFSMDSQVFTFPLLCTAPNINRVLDIAQEHSVSSYTLQRNRGIHKPVKVDDSPSMIAENGVSSSSLCEHEKVLQALRIAHATAGYINAAMQRAPRISGRVIQAQMDTAFTNSKMQRIRGNSGTVKVERDGFLNKSEDKAGRTLMIATSMDPDLYKAITDRDIDLIQKRRHDMELSPLYDKTPELNTILHLAAASSDDEEFVQAILRIQLCQKFVTEKNSSGNLPLHEAVNAGHLHIVKLLVIWTYQQLQDHSTGPLREKNKEDNTPLYLPLINKYQAVGCNLALESKYNEMAKFFVLGLIYSFGLIYDYYATILKLSMDIFSNVHFH; this comes from the exons AtggtattctattttatttcacTTTGTTGCGGGTTCTTGCATTTTTCTATGGACAGTCAAGTATTTACCTTTCCTTTATTATGTACGGCTCCAAACATTAATCGTGTATTGGACATAGCTCAAGAACACAGTGTGAGCAGCTACACGTTGCAGAGAAATCGAGGTATCCACAAGCCAGTCAAAGTTGATGACAGCCCTTCAATGATAGCTGAAAATGGTGTGAGTAGCTCCAGCTTGTGCGAGCATGAAAAAG TATTGCAGGCACTGCGGATCGCTCATGCAACAGCAGGATATATTAATGCTGCGATGCAGAGAGCTCCCAGGATCTCAGGCAGAGTTATTCAAGCACAGATGGATACAGCATTTACTAATTCTAAGATGCAGAGAATTCGTGGGAACTCAGGCACAGTTAAGGTGGAGAGAGATGGATTTCTCAACAAGTCAGAAGACAAAGCTGGCAGAACTTTGATGATAGCAACAAGCATGGATCCTGATTTGTACAAGGCTATAACAGATAGGGACATTGAtttaatccaaaaaagaagGCATGATATGGAACTTTCTCCTCTCTACGACAAAACCCCTGAATTGAATACAATCCTTCATCTTGCTGCTGCAAGCTCAGACGATGAAGAGTTTGTACAAGCAATCCTCAGGATCCAACTGTGCCAAAAATTTGTCACAGAAAAGAACTCCAGCGGCAACCTTCCTCTTCATGAAGCAGTAAATGCTGGCCATCTACATATAGTGAAACTTTTGGTCATATGGACTTACCAGCAGCTGCAAGATCACTCTACTGGACCATTGAGGGAGAAAAATAAGGAGGATAATACTCCTCTTTACCTGCCCTTAATTAACAAATACCAAGCTGTGGGTTGTAACTTGGCCTTGGAATCCAAGTACAATGAAATGGCCAAGTTCTTTGTACTTGGATTGATTTATAGTTTTGGATTGATTTATGACTATTATGCTACTATTTTAAAGTTGAGTATGGACATTTTTAGTAATGTTCACTTTCATTAA
- the LOC126723284 gene encoding uncharacterized protein LOC126723284 isoform X2, with product MIAENGVSSSSLCEHEKVLQALRIAHATAGYINAAMQRAPRISGRVIQAQMDTAFTNSKMQRIRGNSGTVKVERDGFLNKSEDKAGRTLMIATSMDPDLYKAITDRDIDLIQKRRHDMELSPLYDKTPELNTILHLAAASSDDEEFVQAILRIQLCQKFVTEKNSSGNLPLHEAVNAGHLHIVKLLVIWTYQQLQDHSTGPLREKNKEDNTPLYLPLINKYQAVGCNLALESKYNEMAKFFVLGLIYSFGLIYDYYATILKLSMDIFSNVHFH from the exons ATGATAGCTGAAAATGGTGTGAGTAGCTCCAGCTTGTGCGAGCATGAAAAAG TATTGCAGGCACTGCGGATCGCTCATGCAACAGCAGGATATATTAATGCTGCGATGCAGAGAGCTCCCAGGATCTCAGGCAGAGTTATTCAAGCACAGATGGATACAGCATTTACTAATTCTAAGATGCAGAGAATTCGTGGGAACTCAGGCACAGTTAAGGTGGAGAGAGATGGATTTCTCAACAAGTCAGAAGACAAAGCTGGCAGAACTTTGATGATAGCAACAAGCATGGATCCTGATTTGTACAAGGCTATAACAGATAGGGACATTGAtttaatccaaaaaagaagGCATGATATGGAACTTTCTCCTCTCTACGACAAAACCCCTGAATTGAATACAATCCTTCATCTTGCTGCTGCAAGCTCAGACGATGAAGAGTTTGTACAAGCAATCCTCAGGATCCAACTGTGCCAAAAATTTGTCACAGAAAAGAACTCCAGCGGCAACCTTCCTCTTCATGAAGCAGTAAATGCTGGCCATCTACATATAGTGAAACTTTTGGTCATATGGACTTACCAGCAGCTGCAAGATCACTCTACTGGACCATTGAGGGAGAAAAATAAGGAGGATAATACTCCTCTTTACCTGCCCTTAATTAACAAATACCAAGCTGTGGGTTGTAACTTGGCCTTGGAATCCAAGTACAATGAAATGGCCAAGTTCTTTGTACTTGGATTGATTTATAGTTTTGGATTGATTTATGACTATTATGCTACTATTTTAAAGTTGAGTATGGACATTTTTAGTAATGTTCACTTTCATTAA